The Vigna unguiculata cultivar IT97K-499-35 chromosome 1, ASM411807v1, whole genome shotgun sequence nucleotide sequence gtataatatataaaataataattgagaTACCTTGTGAAATGAAAGATGattttataaacttaacaaagagacaaatttaacaattgaaagtagaaaaattatatgaaatatcAAACACACGCATCTTAACAATAATTAGTATTTTGAGAAACAACATTTATACTAATATtagaagaaatataattataattattttgtgaaaaaaatgaacGAGAAAACACGTGCAATCCGTCAATCAAATTACCACCgacaatgataaaaaaatgatttttaagaaaggtgattaataaattattatagaaaaaaaaacaaattaaaattaatttgaggTGCATAACATATATTATCAAGTACCATGAGAAAGTTGAACTACACCGATAGTtactacaaaaataatagattgaTTGGGTAACACAAGGTTCTATAAATAACATGTGTAAAATTGAAAACATGACAAGGATTTAGCAAACATGTGTACTAAAACATGAATCAACGATCATTAGAGCTTTTATCCAATCCAAAACATCCacgaaaaagaacaaaaaattattgaaataaatacaaaaaaaaaaagtcattttgatattatattaaaaaataaataaataaaataattttctaaattaaaatatgtcatttacagaaaaataaaattatatataataacaaaacataattaactatCAAACTATGTACTTTAATAGAATAAGTTCTCGACATCAAGGTACTACAAATCTTCCTATAGATGCAGAGCAATATCCAATCCAAGATTtgataataaaacaatattaaaaaaaatcgaaTAGCTTGTTTAGCAACAATATTCGAAGACAATGCCaaacatacaaatttattaagcACATGAAATTTCACTTGGGCTTTGGATGAGGCCTTCAATACTGACCAATAACAAATCcgtttcttctttcttcttgcTTCTCCTTCGTTCTGTTGTTCCTCTGGAATTTTAGTTCAGCATGAGACTCAACATATCATAGTAATTTTTATCCCTGGGCTTACAAAGTCAAATTAACCAAGAACCATAATATAACAAACATATCAGTAAATGAAATAGTGTTCTTTATTCAGAGGTTTGTGTGATATCAATTTTAAGTTCCCACAACCCAAATattctttatatacttttttggTACAACAGAAAGTGTGAACTTTAATATATCATCTCTATCCTAATTCCCACCCACCCCAATTCACCATTTCATAACTAATACTAATACCAATAATTTATAGACGGAATGAAGAAGATGCCAGGTAAGATTCCATAAAATTTCAAGCATCTTGCACAAtcttaaatatatgatatttaggTATAAGATATATAGAAATTCAAGATCCCGTATGTTTTAACCATAAAGAGTCTTGAATTTCCATACATCTCATACACGAATATTACATATTTCTGTGTTGAAGATGCTTGGAATTTTTGGTGAGTGAcgaggtaaaattataaataatgtttaatcTTGAAGACCGATAATTTAACCCACTTAACTTGGCTGAAGAAGGGTTTATCTGAAACTGGTATGAGCTTTGTAATCCAAGCAATCGGCCATGACACAGCTGCAATTCCAATACAAATTCCCCATTGCTCCCATGTTAATCTCTCTGTATCAGCAAACTTCCGTAAAAGTTCCACCATCACAACTTGAAGAACAAGGGTGATCCCCACAATTCCAAGAAACAAATGGTTTCTGTGAAGGCCTCGGAATACATTAAGTTTCTCCATACTTCTAGAGTTGAACTCGTTGAATACTTGGCAGAgaacaaaagtattaaaaataagagTATCCTTTACCTCCTCTCTAACATTGAAGATTGACTTTCCATTGAATTGTAAAACCAAGAGAACTGCAATCTGATATAAAGCTTGAGCTAAAAGGTTTCTCCACATAATACTAGTAATAAGAGGCTCAGTCCTACCCACTGGCTTTTTCTCCATTAACTCCTTTGTAGGTCTTTCTGTTGCCAGTGCCAATGCTCCTAGCGTATCCATGATCAGATTTACCCATAAAAGTTGAACTGTTGTTAGGGGAACATCTCCCGAAGAAACTGCCGCAATAAAATTTATCACTAGAGCTGCAACATTCACTGTTAGTTGAAACTGGATGAATTTTTGGATGTTGTTGTAAACACATCGCCCCCACCTTAAAACAGTGGCAACAGAACTGAAGTTGTCATCTAAGATGACAATGTCGGAACTCTCCTTGGCAACTTCAGTTCCTTGGATCCCCATAGAAAGTCCAATGTCAGCTTCTTTCAGAGCAGGTGCATCATTTGTGCCATCTCCTGTCACTGCAACAACATGACCTTTCTTTTTCAAGCACTGCACCATCAAATGTTTGTCCAAAGGGGATGATCTTGCCATCACGCGGATCTTCTCTACTTTCTCCATTCTCTCTTCTTCTGAATAATTCCTGAATTCCACACCCTCCACCACTTCTCCCGCGCTCACATGGCCATCAAAGTCTAATATTCCGCATTCTGCTGCTATTGCTTTTGCAGTGAATATGTTATCACCTGTGATCATCTTGATACTAACTCCTGCGTGTTTACAGGTTTCCACAGCCTTCTTGACGTCGGGTCGGCATGGATCCTTGAGGCCAACAATACCTAGCAAGGTCAAGCCATCTTTTCTAAGGATTTTATCTGCTTTCTCCTTATCGTTATAATCGATATCTTCTGAAATCTGCATGTATGCAAAAGCGATACATCTAAGGCTGCTAGCAGCCatgccttcaattatattttcaagtTTACTCCGTTCTCCATCAAGGGACTTCTCTATGCCGTCATTGTCAATATAATTTGAACACATTGCAAGTATAATCTCTGCAGCACCTTTCCAATGAACGTGAACCGTGTTGTTAGTCTCCTTCCTTATTGCGACGCCGCTTCGTTTCTTTTCAGAGTTAAACGTTTCAACATGGAGAACTTCGTATGTTCGCTTGAGTTCATCCATGTCCATGCCTAAATCTGACACGGCCCACAAGAGTATAGCTTTCTCTGTTGGGCTGCCAGAAATTTCAGGTTCGGATGTTGATGAATGTTTATAGATACTTCCAGTTGTGTTGAGGCCAACTCCTTGTTGGAATAATTCAAGAACTTTAGGGGCCATTGCGTTGGAATATTTTTCCGCTACATTTTGCAGGCCAAGCCAAAACTTGGTGACTCTCATTTGATTCAAGGTTAAGGTACCAGTTTTATCCGTGCAAATAACTGTAGCTGATCCCATGGTTTCGCAAGCAGAAAGTTTCCTCACCATTGCTTGGTCTGCCATCATTCTTTTCATTGAGTAAGCAAGAGTGAGAGTGACAGCCAATGGCAGACCCTCTGGGATTGCCACCACCACAATAGTGACTGCAGCAGCGACAATCCTCACAACCGCATTGAAAATGTCGTTTACATCAGTTTTACTCCCCAGGAACTCAGTGTTCCCATTTTTATCTTGTGAGTTTCCAGTGAAATAACGAATTAACAAGACTACAAGAACAAGAAAAGCGACTGTGAGGCCTACCTTTCCAATGGAGGAGGTTAACTTATCAAGGCGAGCCTGTAATGGTGTCCTTTCCTTGGTGTCTCGTGATATCGAGCTCATCATTTCACCCCATGCTGTGTTGGTTCCCACAGATGTCACTAGCATCTGAGCATATCCATCCACCACTTTTGCACCAGACAGCAAGAAGGGGCTTCTTGAAGGCTCAATTTCTACATGGTCGCTCTCACCTGTCATACTTGATTCATCCACTAGCAAACAATGGCCACTCAAGAACAATCCATCAGCTGGAATCTGATCACCAATCTTAAGGGATGCAACATCTCCCACAACAACATCAAAGATGGATATCTGCTGTGGCCTTCCATTTCTCACTACTTCTACCTTGATGTTGTTGCTTATCTTAGACAATTTGTCAAACTGTCTCTCTTGTCTGATATTGCTGAGTGCGGTAACAACCACCACCAGAAACACTGCTACAAATATACTCCCTCCTTCATACCAGCCTTCCCCCGGGCCATGTTCTTTTATACCAAAACCAAGGGAGAGACCGGCGCAAACAAGAAGGATCAAAATAGTAGTGTCATTGAAAGCTTCCACTACAAAGCTCAGGAAAAACTTAGGCGGTGGCCTCTGATAAGTGTTTGAACCAAATACCTGAATACGTTTGGCAACATCATCATGGCTGCCAGTGATTCCCTTTGCCGGAATGGTTCCAAGAATGTTTGCAACACCTTCAACTCCTCCAAACTCTGTAAAGGCTGACAAATTTTTGTCCTTGACCATACTGGTAATCCTGACCTTGTCAACATCAGGAACCAAAGGATGATGATTGGTCCCATGTTGCGGAATCAGGGACTCAATGATGTCAAGAGTACTGCTGCAATTTGAAGATTGGGTTTGGAAGAGCTTAGAGTAATTATTGGTGTTGGTATTTCTCTTAGATATGACTTCTTTGGCCAAGGCAAGCATGACTCGCCTAGAATAAATTGCTGTGTAAGCAAAACGCCATCTCTTTTTGGCTATGTTGATGGTGTAATTAACAGTGGAGGTTATGTCAATGAGGAATGAGGTGCCATCATATTTAAGATTTTGGTTGCTCATGCTGGATTTTGAGAGAACAACAGAAGTTCTATGATTACTTAATCCAAGAAGATACTAGGAAAGAACTTCATTCTGAATACTCAATGCTGGCTATCTtctatatataacataaattatGCCAATATTTCGTGCCAGAGGGTACATAGAGGCAATTTCCGAGTAGCTTCCTACAAAGTTGCAAAACAAACAACTGTCTTTTTTTTATAGTCCAATTTAGTCAAACTTGTAAAGGACACGCTCCGTAATTACAACATTCTTGCCGCATAAGTGAAAGTGATTTCCGAGAATACAGTACTTACTTTGCTAACTAATACCAATTTACATTTGAAGACCACTCTTTTTGCTTTCACAGATGACCTaaccaatttatattttatttcataaacttGTAAATATGCACAACTTGAACCGtctaattaatttaatgatGATGTTTTATGACTCTAAATGGGTCTAGTTTTGTATAACAGAAAACAGACTGCGAAACAGAACAATAAAAAGAACTTGCATTGTTATCCagatttatgttattttaaaaatcatatgaCTATTAGTTAAGGGTGTGAAACTGTTGCATATGCATTAAACTCAATGgaactaaaaaatttataataaaaactgcTCCGCTGGTGGGTGTAAAAGActtttgttataataattttatacattttcttGAAGCCGACATAGAGACGAGTAGTGGGTAACCATAATCCCTATCGCTATTTAATTCAGATCCCAGAATAGTCGGAACACTTACCACAGTTGTATAAATCATTTAAAcctattaaatatataatcagATAGTAACATCattgattattaatttatattattatattattataatatactGATGAAATGGtcgttttatttttcaaaaaaatctgTTAAAAAAACACTTAAAGATTTGAAGGATCCAGAAATATGGTAGTTTCATAAAAAAGGATGAAGTAGAAGAGAAATAGAAATATGCAGAGTTATTTGAGTGGAGGAAGAACGAGCTTCGCGTGGAAGTTAATGGCCTAATTAAAGCTACCAACCAAGTAGAAGAAACCAAAAgaaattgtattaaaaaaagtacCGTGCAACAAGTGCTTGTTGACTAGGTCTGAGAGAATGTGATGTACGATGATATAATTGTCTTTATGTTTCTCAAAAACTCCGGGTAATACCATGCCGTCCTGGCCGGGCATGGATTTTGCGTGGAATTTGCGTGCCTACAACTACAAAATTCCAGACAAATTTCTGgcattatatttttcttcctaaatcactaagaaaataaaaaaattgaacattgTGTTCAGTTCTTCGAAAAtgtttctattttgtttttccgTTCGTTACAAGGCAATAGCGTACtattttataatcaaatatCATATGTATGATTGATTATTCAGTCTTGGAATTGTAAACTAGGTAGCATAGGACAAGTGATGAATGAGTTCATATGAATCAAACAACTAAGATTTACAAACATCCCGAGTCACTCACAACACAATGCAGTTAATTCAGGTTCCAGGTTTTTTAAGAGAGGTTGTCACTGACTGAaatccaaacaaaaaattactGTAGAAAGTAAGAGTTGAATTGATGAGGACGTGGAGAATGAAGATCATCAAAATATGCGGCTGGTTTCACACACATCCCCATGGACCAAATGACAATTCAAAATGTTATTACTTCCTCACTGGTGTGTGAAACCCGGTGCTGGGCGGCGTCAATGTCGGAAATTTAACTCCGACAACTACGACTtcagtgtttttctttttttaaataaccgtgccaatttttttttaattataaatcatcACCGTTACACTTTCTAAAATGTTTATCGTTCgtaaagcatatatatatatatatatgtcaaacAGAAAAAAGTTTAACATCACCAAactaatttattcaattataagtatttaattaaattattttgaaaattagttgataaaaagaaaataacatgcatagacatttatacaatattttatacatcacatttctttctttttatggaTAAATCTATTTATGATAGACactgaaaaatttaaattagttttccttcaaaactttgaaccaatttagtccctaaactctataaatgtgtttgaaacatttttgtttcaatgttaaaTGAGAAACGtatttgaaacattaaatgaacttaataaaatttggacTAAATTTACACAATTACAAAATTGAGAGAGTAAATTGGTTCAGACTTTACAAaaaggactaattccaaataaattttgcaatctcattattttaataaaagccCAGTTATTTAAATTACGTTTTTACTTTCAAGCATCAGACTTTCGTGGTAAAATGCATTTTCCTATAAAATATACGTACGTTCCGTTGTTTTCGGATTTACGCTACGTTCGAGTCtttcaatattatttagatTATTTCAAAGTGAAGTTTAATTTCACGCTTTAAGACAACAACTATTAAAATGAGATATCATATCTTGAAAAATGTGGTTAAATGTGAACAAATACATTACTAAGTACATAAGTTAACATTTGGTAAGTGATATCaatgcaaaagaaaagaaaaataaaaaacacattgaaTTCTGTCCTAACAAAAAGTCTTGGTTAGTTAAACAAAAGTGTGCTCCACGTCATGCAAAAACATGAGGATAAGAATAttacattatataatatattatttgaatatgaGAATGAAAGTTATAATTGTTATCTTGAATATATAAGATCAagtacaactttttttttttttaaatcgatACTTAGGAAACATGTACTGTAGTATCTACCTAGATCCTGTGCGAGgtactaacaaatttatttgataaGCAAAAACAATTATGTGAAATAAActgagtaaaaatatttatgaatgatGAAGCATTACTAGAGTAGATGAATCTAAAGTGCAGTTTTGTGAGTTTCTGTAATAAGTCGCAGTAAGGAACCTGGCGTCAACCCAATTACCTCATTTGAGGTTTAATTGTCAACCATTACTCGTTTTCTGATTAATTAAGAACATTACCAGCAGACTCTGCAGTTCATCTACCTTACCCACTAATCTATCTATTTCACGGACTTGATTAATATTCACTCTAAAATCACTTGAACTAAATAAAAGGATTGAAATcaagttattaaaaattaggactttcaacaatatttattaagaCTCTATTGGGTGTACTTTGATTCAACTTTTGGTTAAAAACAAGTTGGAACCAAACCTATAAACTTCaattaatgaatataaaataaatccaaaTCAAAAGATTATATACAATTcgatttaatttgaatataaaaacataacCAACTTTTCACGTTTGGTTTGGATCAGGttgctattttatttatttattcttacaTGTACCTatctttatctctttttatataataatctAATATTATTTCACGATGAatagtttaatgttttattctACCACTATAACTATAACTAGATATTTATTCTCtgtaatattttgaatattattaaacaatttatttgtaGATATTGTTAacattctttcctttttt carries:
- the LOC114177112 gene encoding calcium-transporting ATPase 12, plasma membrane-type-like, coding for MSNQNLKYDGTSFLIDITSTVNYTINIAKKRWRFAYTAIYSRRVMLALAKEVISKRNTNTNNYSKLFQTQSSNCSSTLDIIESLIPQHGTNHHPLVPDVDKVRITSMVKDKNLSAFTEFGGVEGVANILGTIPAKGITGSHDDVAKRIQVFGSNTYQRPPPKFFLSFVVEAFNDTTILILLVCAGLSLGFGIKEHGPGEGWYEGGSIFVAVFLVVVVTALSNIRQERQFDKLSKISNNIKVEVVRNGRPQQISIFDVVVGDVASLKIGDQIPADGLFLSGHCLLVDESSMTGESDHVEIEPSRSPFLLSGAKVVDGYAQMLVTSVGTNTAWGEMMSSISRDTKERTPLQARLDKLTSSIGKVGLTVAFLVLVVLLIRYFTGNSQDKNGNTEFLGSKTDVNDIFNAVVRIVAAAVTIVVVAIPEGLPLAVTLTLAYSMKRMMADQAMVRKLSACETMGSATVICTDKTGTLTLNQMRVTKFWLGLQNVAEKYSNAMAPKVLELFQQGVGLNTTGSIYKHSSTSEPEISGSPTEKAILLWAVSDLGMDMDELKRTYEVLHVETFNSEKKRSGVAIRKETNNTVHVHWKGAAEIILAMCSNYIDNDGIEKSLDGERSKLENIIEGMAASSLRCIAFAYMQISEDIDYNDKEKADKILRKDGLTLLGIVGLKDPCRPDVKKAVETCKHAGVSIKMITGDNIFTAKAIAAECGILDFDGHVSAGEVVEGVEFRNYSEEERMEKVEKIRVMARSSPLDKHLMVQCLKKKGHVVAVTGDGTNDAPALKEADIGLSMGIQGTEVAKESSDIVILDDNFSSVATVLRWGRCVYNNIQKFIQFQLTVNVAALVINFIAAVSSGDVPLTTVQLLWVNLIMDTLGALALATERPTKELMEKKPVGRTEPLITSIMWRNLLAQALYQIAVLLVLQFNGKSIFNVREEVKDTLIFNTFVLCQVFNEFNSRSMEKLNVFRGLHRNHLFLGIVGITLVLQVVMVELLRKFADTERLTWEQWGICIGIAAVSWPIAWITKLIPVSDKPFFSQG